Proteins encoded in a region of the Streptomyces sp. NBC_00258 genome:
- a CDS encoding cobalamin B12-binding domain-containing protein — MGVAAGPIRVVVAKPGLDGHDRGAKVIARALRDAGMEVIYTGLHQTPDQIVDTAIQEDADAIGLSILSGAHNTLFAAVIQLLKERDAEDIKVFGGGIIPEADIAALKELGVAEIFTPGATTMSVVEWVRANVR; from the coding sequence ATGGGTGTGGCAGCCGGTCCGATCCGCGTGGTGGTGGCCAAGCCGGGGCTCGACGGCCACGACCGTGGGGCGAAGGTGATCGCGCGGGCGCTGCGGGACGCGGGTATGGAGGTCATCTACACCGGTCTCCACCAGACGCCCGACCAGATCGTGGACACGGCGATCCAGGAGGATGCCGACGCGATCGGACTGTCGATCCTGTCCGGCGCGCACAACACGTTGTTCGCCGCGGTGATTCAGCTCCTGAAGGAGCGGGACGCGGAGGACATCAAGGTGTTCGGGGGCGGGATCATTCCGGAGGCGGACATCGCGGCGCTGAAGGAGCTGGGCGTGGCGGAGATCTTTACGCCCGGGGCGACGACTATGTCGGTCGTGGAGTGGGTTCGCGCGAACGTGCGGTAG